A part of Rhodamnia argentea isolate NSW1041297 chromosome 8, ASM2092103v1, whole genome shotgun sequence genomic DNA contains:
- the LOC115752893 gene encoding uncharacterized protein LOC115752893 produces the protein MDKATRKTPVITVDSGSSSDSPGNVSATPHHGEIPCAADARLLLDLTLATAGSSLDDPLSSNKVMVIKESSSSDNGAHDELSPANRDFICAYCKKNFASSQALGGHQNAHRLERSMVKRQHEMAAMNRQRPLSTMTYGYGDFSAPYLNIPPFPAFGQLNQLATPGKGMDQPMVQRVQPSWRQPGSWVAQNGRWAGHPPMMASPRPRLDGMLYVPANLNNNFKSGGYEGQFRFLPPSAFDHTQKRGGAMMCSSRSPSSIPSPNVPMSKVANSGGGGSCGNHHVQLGKRDVRPKTDHGELDLTLKL, from the coding sequence ATGGATAAAGCCACGAGAAAAACACCGGTGATCACAGTGGACTCTGGCTCTTCTTCTGATTCCCCAGGCAACGTCTCAGCAACTCCACACCACGGGGAGATTCCCTGTGCCGCTGACGCCCGTCTCTTGCTCGATCTAACCCTTGCGACAGCTGGCTCGAGCCTCGATGATCCCTTGAGCTCCAACAAAGTGATGGTCATCAAGGAATCCTCTTCGTCGGACAACGGTGCACATGACGAGCTATCCCCTGCCAATAGGGATTTCATCTGCGCCTATTGCAAGAAAAACTTTGCATCTTCGCAGGCGCTCGGCGGCCACCAGAACGCACACAGGCTCGAGCGTTCGATGGTGAAAAGGCAGCACGAAATGGCTGCCATGAACAGGCAAAGGCCACTTTCAACTATGACATATGGCTATGGTGATTTCAGTGCGCCCTATTTGAATATCCCTCCATTCCCTGCTTTCGGACAACTCAACCAATTGGCCACCCCCGGCAAGGGGATGGATCAGCCCATGGTCCAAAGGGTCCAACCATCATGGCGCCAGCCCGGGTCCTGGGTCGCACAAAACGGGCGGTGGGCTGGGCATCCGCCAATGATGGCATCACCCCGGCCAAGGCTGGACGGCATGCTTTATGTTCCTGCTAATCttaataataatttcaaaagtggTGGATATGAGGGTCAGTTTAggtttcttcctccttcagcgTTTGATCATACCCAAAAGAGGGGTGGTGCAATGATGTGCAGCTCAAGAAGTCCTTCAAGCATTCCCAGCCCGAATGTGCCAATGAGTAAGGTTGCTAACAGCGGGGGCGGCGGCAGCTGCGGCAATCATCATGTCCAACTGGGGAAGAGGGATGTTCGGCCGAAGACTGACCATGGAGAACTAGATTTGACCCTTAAGCTATAA